One part of the Treponema sp. OMZ 787 genome encodes these proteins:
- the csx20 gene encoding CRISPR-associated protein Csx20: protein MQKVFCLLNHSLTANQINELKTKFGTETIEYPPDSIKELWSNLPTTDKIIPETIDTIRNWLCSKNVKKNDVIILQGEAGYSFYLIDYALKKNLIPIHSVTKRIAKETIDGEIVKRFYVFEHICFRKYCYYKN, encoded by the coding sequence ATGCAAAAAGTGTTTTGCCTTTTAAATCATTCTTTGACAGCTAATCAAATAAATGAACTAAAAACAAAATTCGGAACAGAGACTATAGAATATCCTCCCGATAGTATCAAAGAGCTGTGGAGTAATTTACCTACTACAGATAAAATAATTCCTGAAACTATTGATACAATAAGAAATTGGCTGTGCAGCAAGAATGTAAAAAAAAACGATGTAATAATATTGCAAGGAGAAGCCGGTTACTCTTTTTATCTTATTGATTATGCTCTTAAAAAAAACTTGATACCGATTCACTCTGTTACAAAGCGTATTGCAAAAGAAACTATTGATGGAGAAATAGTAAAAAGATTTTATGTTTTTGAACATATCTGTTTTAGAAAATATTGCTATTATAAGAATTGA
- the csx2 gene encoding TIGR02221 family CRISPR-associated protein → MARKFISFLGTSDYKYCSYTLNNITVNNVRFIQEALIRILCEDFSAEDGLCFMLTAAAKKKHWEAVGGNDKNLEDIVNDVYKDKADKPQITVIDIPDGKSEEEIWFIFQKITDLLNEDDSVIFDITHGFRSLPMLAFAVLNYASFLKNIKLEGIYYGAYEAKENENAPIFNLTEFYSLLRWSSAADAFVSYGYSDKLFGLIKETARNYIGSQKAGDNLKDAVNTLNTVRGKEITEGKVFSKCITNINDLRTNDKFSAHPAFEPLFDKINDVFSGFKAEDPLNFLYAAKLHLEHGREQQAITLLQEGIITAILQQVKFNFEDRGVREITSKYINQRIIEKRNHTTKPWLLTDDEKKLIQSLEQSSLFAEVISSEIFDKLTGLRNDINHGGYNKSSSAASKIISNVKKHYEEVEDICKKCFAF, encoded by the coding sequence ATGGCTCGTAAATTTATTTCGTTTTTAGGTACAAGTGATTACAAATACTGCAGTTATACACTAAATAACATCACTGTAAATAATGTAAGATTTATTCAAGAGGCTTTGATAAGAATTTTATGTGAAGACTTCTCGGCTGAAGACGGCTTATGTTTTATGTTGACAGCAGCTGCTAAAAAAAAGCATTGGGAGGCAGTCGGCGGCAATGATAAAAATCTTGAAGATATTGTAAATGATGTATATAAAGATAAGGCGGATAAACCGCAAATTACCGTAATCGATATACCTGACGGCAAGAGCGAGGAAGAAATTTGGTTTATTTTTCAAAAAATAACTGATTTATTAAATGAAGATGACTCCGTAATATTTGACATAACCCACGGCTTTAGATCTTTGCCTATGCTTGCCTTTGCAGTCTTAAATTATGCCTCATTTTTAAAAAACATTAAACTTGAAGGTATTTATTACGGTGCCTATGAAGCAAAAGAAAATGAAAATGCTCCGATTTTTAATTTGACCGAATTTTATTCTTTATTGCGATGGTCAAGTGCTGCCGATGCTTTTGTAAGCTACGGCTATTCGGATAAACTATTCGGTTTAATAAAAGAGACAGCTCGAAACTATATAGGCTCACAAAAAGCCGGAGATAATTTAAAAGATGCTGTAAATACTTTAAATACCGTGCGCGGTAAAGAAATAACAGAAGGGAAAGTTTTTAGTAAGTGTATCACAAATATTAATGATTTAAGAACCAACGATAAATTTTCCGCTCATCCTGCATTTGAGCCTCTCTTTGATAAGATAAACGATGTTTTTTCAGGTTTTAAAGCGGAAGATCCTTTGAATTTTTTATATGCAGCAAAATTACATTTAGAACACGGGCGGGAACAGCAAGCCATCACTCTTTTACAAGAAGGAATAATAACTGCAATTTTACAGCAGGTAAAATTTAATTTTGAGGATAGAGGTGTAAGAGAAATAACAAGTAAGTATATAAACCAAAGAATAATAGAAAAACGGAATCATACAACAAAGCCGTGGCTTTTAACTGATGACGAAAAAAAATTAATACAAAGTTTGGAACAATCATCTTTGTTTGCCGAAGTTATATCTTCGGAGATTTTTGACAAGCTTACCGGTTTACGGAATGATATAAATCACGGCGGCTATAATAAAAGTTCAAGTGCTGCATCCAAAATAATAAGTAATGTAAAAAAACATTATGAAGAGGTAGAAGATATATGCAAAAAGTGTTTTGCCTTTTAA
- a CDS encoding AAA domain-containing protein encodes MSVGLLVGAGVVAVGAGLVSFLCNTLSESEIKKQNEMRAKYEEYERSVNRGIKQINEYKNRRIRSLHAAYDEELHNLEAAHKKRCEAQTKDLINYYEQSACKRLEEAESYLAEIKGVIETLKQSQKSGTTNTNLRINAQNQLMREMQEGHEKVRSYTIYLKKYIKNLKYAVKNETKPEPYSSLLPDDFLYRGKLVFWKKSEIREKGTVRIHNANYQNYSFQEFDFIKDYDDDSLIPLMADNFNLETYQMELSASKGFFKNVIINSPRVGILADVTGYTERGVIQLTYNNSVELRLPKANLANPKRTPPIGAELRVFPIRWNFTLSSGFPVEVSERAADSLLNYKFDDIPLIFTEENWQEFKNHIIENNLTDSEDEWKIAPFDEAEIPNVKKIKMQLGAELVFSADIKTDRHNNAYFSYNGLLGKEYSIKPDDVFLGIECSLNNVLISERDKLDEKTYQNMCNLSIMVFNEFKLQHQIKLSQNGLQYYKRWAEVTDRLITFLMKGKTIFAEISGVNRGERYDRKIGGIGYTVHFTNPESIKKYIEGIYDGTYKNYHAIEFYIEMERGSYAPVEISHDCSSMYVYGKGTDEFFQEPHSAVLLFNKEFPYTEYKQSYSLHQFMTGKLVNSYLQICALDGKNIVEKKNPLNIENFFNKDLAEDEHKKKTVQDVLAEENIFMIQGPPGTGKTTVIVEMIMQYISNNEFSNILIVSQANVAVDNVLKKIINKVPAKIIRCGQNEKIDYEIRDIGFEKRYNDYVEKIHAKQNSGCDKNILNRWIEIIDSEKGYNPDIGELIMKGHRIIGATCLGLAKKKIGLDRINFDLVIIDEAGKALPAEILIPYIKAKKVILIGDHKQLPPTINTALYDDEKVEIEDRSVYAQELFELSFFYRMFEAAPDTNKTMLTTQYRMPALIGSLVSELFYDGKVKNGASTFDKKPLYFDSNLTLIDMSNDKTYHENEKKSNSVINEREVEILMNIILDILKKNYSQKIRIAVITPYLGQRLSILKAFRDCEIDINKYGIDINTVDAFQGDEAEIVIFCTTRANKPTKYFSDYRRINVALSRAKNELIIIGSSKYFYKFKNEESVLPKLADYIKQHGKIVFVKGKK; translated from the coding sequence ATGAGTGTCGGTCTTTTAGTTGGTGCAGGAGTTGTTGCCGTAGGTGCCGGACTCGTTTCATTTTTATGTAATACCTTATCTGAGAGCGAGATAAAAAAGCAAAATGAGATGCGTGCTAAATATGAAGAGTATGAACGCTCAGTCAATAGAGGTATCAAGCAGATAAATGAATACAAGAACCGACGAATCAGAAGTCTACATGCAGCTTATGATGAAGAATTACATAATCTGGAAGCCGCTCATAAAAAAAGATGTGAAGCTCAAACAAAAGATTTAATAAATTATTATGAACAAAGTGCATGTAAGCGTCTTGAAGAAGCAGAATCTTATCTTGCCGAAATAAAAGGGGTTATAGAGACGCTGAAACAATCTCAAAAATCGGGAACAACAAATACAAATTTAAGGATAAATGCTCAAAACCAGCTTATGAGAGAGATGCAAGAAGGTCATGAAAAAGTACGTTCTTATACTATTTATTTAAAAAAATATATAAAAAATTTGAAATATGCCGTTAAAAACGAAACAAAACCTGAGCCTTATTCCTCATTATTACCCGATGATTTTTTATATAGGGGGAAACTTGTATTTTGGAAAAAATCTGAAATACGGGAAAAGGGTACAGTGCGTATTCATAATGCAAACTATCAAAATTATAGCTTTCAAGAATTTGATTTTATAAAAGACTATGACGATGATTCCCTTATTCCTTTAATGGCTGACAATTTTAATTTAGAAACTTATCAAATGGAGCTGTCGGCATCAAAGGGCTTTTTTAAAAATGTAATAATTAATAGCCCCAGAGTCGGAATCCTCGCTGATGTAACCGGATATACGGAAAGGGGCGTGATTCAGCTTACATATAATAACTCCGTAGAACTTAGGCTGCCAAAAGCTAATCTTGCAAATCCGAAAAGGACTCCGCCCATAGGTGCAGAGCTTAGAGTCTTCCCTATAAGATGGAATTTTACCTTGTCGTCCGGCTTTCCTGTGGAGGTAAGTGAAAGGGCTGCCGACAGTCTTTTAAATTATAAATTCGATGATATTCCGTTAATTTTTACCGAAGAAAATTGGCAGGAGTTTAAAAACCACATAATTGAAAACAATTTAACGGATAGTGAAGATGAGTGGAAGATAGCTCCTTTTGATGAGGCCGAAATTCCTAATGTAAAAAAAATAAAGATGCAGTTGGGAGCCGAGCTTGTATTTTCAGCCGATATAAAAACAGACCGTCATAATAATGCTTATTTTTCTTATAATGGTCTTTTAGGAAAAGAGTATTCGATAAAACCGGACGATGTTTTTCTTGGTATTGAGTGCAGCTTAAATAATGTTTTAATTTCTGAAAGAGATAAACTTGATGAAAAGACATATCAAAATATGTGTAATCTTTCAATCATGGTCTTCAATGAATTTAAATTGCAGCACCAAATAAAATTAAGCCAAAACGGACTTCAATATTATAAGCGTTGGGCTGAAGTTACAGATAGGCTTATCACTTTTTTGATGAAAGGAAAAACTATCTTTGCGGAAATCTCAGGTGTAAATCGCGGGGAAAGATATGACCGTAAAATAGGCGGTATAGGATATACGGTACATTTTACAAATCCCGAATCAATAAAAAAATATATTGAAGGTATTTATGACGGAACTTATAAAAATTATCATGCTATAGAGTTTTATATTGAAATGGAAAGAGGCTCTTATGCCCCTGTAGAAATCAGTCATGATTGCAGCTCTATGTATGTATACGGTAAGGGAACGGATGAATTTTTTCAAGAGCCTCATTCGGCGGTTTTGCTTTTTAATAAAGAATTTCCGTATACCGAGTATAAACAAAGTTATTCTCTCCATCAATTTATGACGGGTAAACTTGTAAATTCTTATTTGCAAATTTGTGCTTTGGACGGTAAAAATATAGTTGAGAAAAAAAATCCTTTAAATATTGAGAATTTTTTTAATAAAGACTTGGCAGAAGATGAACATAAAAAAAAGACGGTACAAGATGTTCTTGCAGAAGAAAATATTTTTATGATACAGGGGCCGCCGGGAACGGGAAAAACTACCGTTATAGTAGAAATGATAATGCAGTATATATCTAATAATGAATTTTCCAATATACTGATAGTTTCTCAGGCAAATGTTGCCGTTGATAATGTTTTAAAAAAGATTATAAATAAAGTACCGGCAAAAATTATAAGATGCGGACAAAACGAAAAAATAGATTATGAAATAAGGGATATAGGTTTTGAAAAACGCTATAATGATTATGTCGAAAAAATACATGCAAAACAAAATAGCGGCTGCGATAAAAATATTTTAAACCGATGGATTGAAATTATCGACAGCGAAAAAGGTTATAATCCGGATATAGGCGAGCTGATTATGAAAGGGCATAGAATTATAGGTGCTACCTGTTTGGGGCTTGCCAAGAAAAAGATAGGACTTGACAGAATAAATTTTGATCTTGTTATAATCGATGAAGCTGGAAAAGCTCTTCCTGCCGAAATACTGATACCATATATCAAAGCAAAAAAGGTTATTTTGATCGGAGATCATAAACAGCTTCCGCCTACAATAAATACAGCTCTTTATGATGATGAAAAAGTTGAAATTGAAGATAGATCCGTTTATGCCCAAGAATTATTTGAATTAAGTTTTTTTTATAGAATGTTTGAAGCGGCACCAGATACAAATAAGACAATGCTTACAACTCAATATAGAATGCCCGCTCTTATAGGTTCTTTGGTAAGCGAGTTATTTTATGATGGAAAAGTAAAAAACGGAGCTTCAACCTTTGATAAAAAACCTTTATATTTTGATTCCAATTTAACTTTGATAGATATGTCGAATGATAAAACTTATCATGAAAATGAAAAAAAATCTAATTCGGTAATAAATGAAAGAGAAGTTGAAATTCTTATGAATATTATTTTGGATATTTTAAAAAAGAATTATTCTCAAAAAATTCGTATTGCAGTAATTACACCTTATCTTGGACAAAGGCTCAGCATATTAAAAGCTTTTAGAGACTGCGAAATCGATATAAATAAGTATGGTATAGATATAAATACTGTAGATGCATTTCAAGGTGATGAAGCCGAGATAGTTATTTTTTGCACGACAAGGGCCAATAAGCCTACAAAGTATTTTTCCGATTATCGAAGAATAAATGTTGCATTATCCCGTGCAAAAAATGAGCTTATAATAATAGGTTCTTCAAAATATTTTTATAAATTTAAAAATGAGGAAAGTGTTTTACCCAAACTGGCAGATTACATAAAACAACACGGTAAGATTGTTTTTGTTAAAGGAAAAAAATAG
- the cas2 gene encoding CRISPR-associated endonuclease Cas2 — MKKESYWLIAYDIRDGKRLNRVAKTVSSYGWRMQKSIFEAHADKLTILQMQSRLKQIIKDEDSILIIPVCEDDRIKRKIYGLRGENPMDGDYIVV; from the coding sequence TTGAAAAAAGAAAGCTATTGGCTAATCGCCTATGACATCAGGGACGGAAAAAGATTGAACCGTGTCGCAAAAACAGTTTCTTCCTATGGTTGGCGAATGCAAAAATCTATTTTTGAAGCTCATGCCGATAAATTGACCATTTTGCAAATGCAAAGCCGGTTAAAGCAAATCATAAAAGATGAAGATTCTATATTGATTATTCCCGTGTGTGAAGACGACCGCATTAAAAGAAAAATATACGGCCTTAGGGGTGAAAATCCTATGGATGGAGATTATATTGTAGTATAA
- the cas2 gene encoding CRISPR-associated endonuclease Cas2, which translates to MTYFIGYDISDSEQRCRTASLLENYGVRVQYSFFQCELDSKTMEELFSKLKRFIDPESDSLQIFPVCKDCLNLKIILGKNKVHEEQQYLII; encoded by the coding sequence ATGACATACTTTATAGGTTATGACATAAGCGATTCTGAACAAAGATGCCGTACTGCATCTCTTTTGGAAAACTATGGCGTGAGAGTACAATATTCTTTTTTTCAATGTGAACTTGATTCTAAAACAATGGAAGAATTATTTTCTAAATTAAAAAGATTTATTGATCCTGAGTCTGACAGCTTACAAATTTTTCCTGTTTGTAAGGATTGCTTAAATTTAAAAATAATATTAGGTAAAAATAAAGTACATGAGGAACAGCAATATTTAATAATATGA
- the cas1 gene encoding CRISPR-associated endonuclease Cas1, with protein MAEVYILSSIGKLGKRDTSLVFYKPDGTEQILYPFKIKQLLLVGKISISGDAFRILAKNRIPVSFISANGYFNSRLVYANEKNVFLRQAQYRIMDNAEQSLQIAKDIVIGKIKNQISFMHRIKRKNNFEFERIKNAILKTKELIKKAETVESIDVLRGIEGNASKNYFSVFKCNISPEWADFPCRSKNPPRSNVNAVLSFLYTILMTRVETAIESHGLDTMAGTLHASRYGASSLVFDLTEEFRVPIADTVCCNLFNLGILKQTDFESKLFNSDDYDYPSQEKEDDAVLLTEDGLTKVVDAFEEKMYKDSIRTKSGKNLSYGKLIYRQIGSYKKMLNGERSNYKPFYFK; from the coding sequence ATGGCGGAAGTTTATATTTTATCATCTATCGGTAAATTGGGTAAACGTGATACAAGTCTTGTTTTTTATAAACCGGATGGAACGGAACAGATTTTGTATCCGTTTAAAATTAAACAGCTTCTTTTGGTAGGAAAAATATCTATCAGCGGAGATGCGTTTAGAATTCTTGCAAAAAATAGAATACCTGTAAGTTTTATTTCTGCAAACGGGTATTTTAATTCCCGTCTTGTTTATGCAAACGAAAAAAATGTTTTTTTGAGGCAGGCTCAATACCGAATAATGGACAATGCCGAACAATCTTTGCAAATTGCAAAAGACATCGTTATCGGTAAAATTAAAAATCAAATCAGTTTTATGCATCGAATCAAACGGAAAAATAATTTCGAATTTGAAAGAATTAAAAATGCAATTTTAAAAACCAAAGAGCTTATTAAAAAAGCAGAAACGGTTGAAAGTATTGATGTCTTACGAGGAATTGAAGGAAACGCATCAAAAAATTATTTTAGCGTTTTTAAGTGTAATATTTCTCCTGAATGGGCTGACTTTCCATGCCGGAGTAAAAATCCTCCTCGCTCTAATGTAAATGCCGTATTAAGTTTTTTGTATACAATTCTTATGACCAGAGTTGAAACTGCAATTGAAAGTCATGGTCTTGATACGATGGCCGGAACCCTTCATGCAAGCCGCTACGGTGCTTCGTCCTTGGTATTTGATCTAACCGAAGAATTCAGAGTGCCTATTGCCGATACTGTTTGCTGTAATCTTTTTAATCTCGGTATTTTAAAGCAGACCGACTTTGAAAGTAAACTCTTCAATTCTGATGACTATGATTATCCTTCACAAGAAAAAGAAGACGATGCTGTTCTTTTAACTGAAGACGGACTTACAAAGGTTGTTGATGCTTTTGAAGAAAAAATGTATAAAGACAGCATCCGTACAAAATCGGGTAAAAATTTATCTTATGGAAAACTTATTTACAGACAAATAGGTTCTTATAAAAAGATGCTAAACGGTGAACGCAGTAACTACAAACCGTTCTATTTTAAATGA
- the cas6 gene encoding CRISPR system precrRNA processing endoribonuclease RAMP protein Cas6, with protein MKNIYVEYVDAEFEIEFEKPFLFLTLPSIVFRSILGSRLHSIACISRQNTCRNCQFNKSCIYSTIFETILDKTTAFLPGRDKGSHPFRIKIKEAFRPDNPSSRIFLTVQLYGFAIQYLPYIFYALQQAGDRGLFKERAVYKIKAVRVHNENILKTDGNLNTDFPVNSWEYEVKKDIIEKAQRICIKTPLRFKVGGKYKKDFSAQDFLLCIQRRLITLSSLYGKYELEEVYTPSPDIKISEADLNWKDYSYHSHRQEKIISLGGIEGSFVMKGGFTDYENHLLNFADIFGAGKNTNFGLGNIELL; from the coding sequence ATGAAAAATATATATGTAGAATATGTAGATGCCGAATTTGAAATTGAATTTGAAAAGCCTTTTTTATTTTTGACTCTGCCTTCGATTGTATTTAGAAGTATTCTAGGGAGCCGGCTTCACAGTATAGCCTGTATTTCCCGTCAAAACACATGCCGGAACTGCCAATTCAACAAATCATGTATCTACTCTACCATTTTTGAAACCATACTTGATAAAACTACGGCATTTTTACCCGGACGGGATAAGGGCTCTCATCCTTTTAGGATAAAAATAAAGGAAGCATTTCGGCCGGATAATCCTTCTTCACGTATCTTTTTAACGGTTCAACTTTACGGTTTTGCTATTCAATATCTTCCCTATATTTTTTACGCCTTACAGCAAGCCGGAGACAGGGGACTTTTTAAAGAAAGAGCCGTTTATAAAATTAAAGCTGTCAGGGTGCATAATGAAAACATATTAAAAACCGACGGCAATTTGAATACGGACTTTCCTGTAAATTCTTGGGAGTATGAAGTTAAGAAGGATATAATCGAAAAAGCTCAAAGAATATGTATAAAAACACCTTTAAGATTTAAAGTAGGCGGTAAGTACAAAAAAGATTTTTCCGCTCAAGATTTTTTACTTTGCATACAGCGCCGTCTTATTACTCTTTCTTCTCTTTACGGAAAATATGAGCTTGAAGAAGTTTATACACCCTCACCCGATATAAAAATATCGGAAGCTGATTTGAATTGGAAGGATTATAGCTATCATTCACACCGCCAAGAAAAAATAATCAGCCTCGGCGGTATAGAAGGCTCTTTTGTTATGAAAGGTGGCTTTACCGACTACGAAAATCATCTATTGAATTTTGCAGATATTTTCGGTGCGGGCAAAAACACAAATTTCGGATTGGGAAATATTGAACTTTTATAA
- a CDS encoding NUDIX domain-containing protein — MNVCCVKTEDLDKKIVKTTGSFLLSFENVFKNKKIYWIERSQAETDENYKQLIPYIMMTDGHGRFACYLRHGNEKRLHGLYSCGIGGHIDEVDKAGTIMETVKNGMYRELSEELKNFQKEKISLEYRGIINEVKTKVGLVHIGLVFFARCLEGYLPEPADELAGLEWKSIDEIKKLKKEFWSDLALGLI; from the coding sequence ATGAATGTGTGCTGCGTAAAAACTGAAGACCTTGACAAAAAAATAGTTAAGACAACAGGTTCTTTTTTGCTTTCTTTTGAAAATGTTTTTAAAAACAAAAAAATATATTGGATTGAAAGATCTCAGGCAGAAACCGATGAAAACTATAAGCAGCTTATTCCGTATATAATGATGACAGATGGACACGGCCGCTTTGCCTGCTATCTACGGCATGGGAACGAAAAGAGATTGCACGGCCTATATTCTTGCGGGATAGGAGGTCATATAGATGAGGTTGACAAGGCCGGCACTATAATGGAAACTGTAAAAAACGGAATGTACCGAGAGCTTTCCGAAGAATTAAAAAACTTTCAAAAGGAAAAAATAAGCCTTGAGTATCGCGGAATAATTAACGAGGTAAAAACAAAGGTCGGGCTTGTACATATAGGCTTAGTTTTTTTTGCCCGCTGTCTTGAAGGGTATCTGCCAGAACCGGCTGACGAATTAGCAGGTCTTGAATGGAAGTCTATTGACGAAATAAAAAAATTAAAAAAGGAATTTTGGTCGGATCTGGCCTTAGGTCTTATTTAG
- a CDS encoding YifB family Mg chelatase-like AAA ATPase: MEILSFSSFGYEGELIKVEADLRRGLPVIDIVGLPGSAVKEARDRMRAAIRNSGLEFPLNRILINLSPADQKKEGSGFDLPIAIAVLTAKEEAKNSDISKQEAQTIVPKDDSLAEKSVMIMGELELSGRVRPVRGLIGAISAARSQGIKYFIVPKENEAEALIEEGISVFGVSDLIEALEFFYQIESGSLAAKPTFFKKKNTTDKGAAPLFVWSDEDNDAHKIENFDFQKDEKKGLGLVRGFEDIRGQDGLIRALEIAAAGGHNLIAYGPPGCGKTLSLSRFHLLLPDMDEKTAMETTRIYSIAGLLPQSAPSSRLLKRPPFRMPSQNASMEGIIGGAGKCMPGEVSLAHGGVLFLDEAAQFKASVLQSLRSPLETGSVTLSRAGRSSTFPARFQLLLAVNPCPCGNFGAMGKICTCLPYEIEKYWKKLTAPLLDRIDIRVPVLPPKPENILAEAKYSTQTMRQKIKNARLIQWERLRFINKEKKMQNTIYENAKLSPQETAEVCKMSGEAERFFSAIVESKKLSGRGSHALLKISRTIADIESSENISLAHIEEAAALRQWIKYLPDFL; this comes from the coding sequence ATGGAAATTTTAAGTTTTTCGTCATTCGGGTATGAAGGAGAGTTGATTAAGGTTGAGGCCGATCTAAGGCGAGGTCTGCCGGTTATAGACATAGTGGGGCTCCCCGGTTCTGCCGTAAAGGAGGCAAGGGATAGGATGAGGGCTGCTATAAGAAATTCGGGGCTTGAATTTCCTTTAAACAGGATTTTGATAAATTTAAGCCCTGCCGATCAAAAAAAAGAAGGGAGCGGCTTCGATCTTCCTATTGCAATAGCCGTCTTAACCGCAAAAGAGGAAGCAAAAAATTCGGACATCTCTAAACAGGAAGCTCAAACCATCGTTCCGAAAGATGACAGCCTAGCCGAAAAGTCCGTGATGATAATGGGTGAGCTTGAGCTTTCAGGCAGGGTAAGGCCTGTACGCGGACTCATAGGAGCCATCTCGGCTGCCCGCTCGCAGGGCATCAAATACTTTATAGTTCCGAAAGAAAACGAGGCCGAGGCCCTCATCGAAGAAGGCATCAGCGTATTCGGAGTGTCAGACCTAATTGAAGCCCTGGAATTTTTTTACCAAATAGAAAGCGGCAGCCTTGCAGCAAAGCCGACCTTCTTCAAAAAAAAGAACACCACCGATAAAGGGGCTGCTCCTCTTTTTGTGTGGAGCGATGAAGATAACGATGCACACAAAATAGAAAATTTCGATTTTCAAAAAGACGAAAAAAAAGGGCTCGGCTTGGTCAGGGGCTTTGAGGATATCCGCGGGCAGGACGGTCTAATCCGTGCACTCGAAATAGCGGCGGCAGGAGGACACAACCTCATAGCCTATGGGCCGCCCGGCTGCGGTAAAACCCTCTCTCTAAGCCGCTTTCACCTCCTCCTCCCCGACATGGACGAAAAAACTGCAATGGAAACAACCCGCATTTACAGCATCGCGGGGCTTTTGCCCCAATCGGCGCCGAGCTCCCGTCTTTTAAAAAGACCGCCCTTTAGGATGCCCTCCCAAAATGCAAGCATGGAAGGCATCATCGGCGGGGCAGGAAAATGTATGCCGGGTGAGGTCTCCCTCGCCCACGGCGGAGTTCTTTTTTTGGATGAGGCGGCTCAGTTTAAAGCAAGCGTTTTGCAGAGCCTACGCTCTCCATTGGAAACGGGAAGCGTAACCTTGAGCCGTGCCGGAAGATCAAGCACCTTTCCGGCCCGCTTCCAGCTCCTCCTTGCCGTCAATCCCTGCCCCTGCGGCAACTTCGGGGCAATGGGAAAAATCTGTACCTGCCTCCCCTACGAAATCGAAAAATATTGGAAAAAACTCACCGCTCCCCTATTGGACAGAATCGACATAAGGGTTCCCGTCCTTCCGCCCAAACCTGAAAATATTTTGGCAGAGGCAAAATACTCTACCCAAACGATGAGGCAAAAAATAAAGAACGCAAGGCTCATTCAATGGGAAAGATTAAGATTTATAAATAAGGAGAAAAAAATGCAAAACACAATTTATGAGAACGCAAAACTCTCACCTCAAGAGACGGCAGAAGTTTGCAAAATGAGCGGCGAAGCGGAAAGATTTTTTTCTGCAATCGTAGAATCAAAAAAACTCTCAGGCCGGGGAAGCCACGCCCTCTTAAAAATATCCCGCACAATAGCCGACATCGAATCGAGCGAAAATATTTCCTTGGCCCATATCGAAGAAGCGGCAGCATTGAGGCAGTGGATAAAGTATCTTCCGGATTTTTTGTAA